Proteins encoded in a region of the Benincasa hispida cultivar B227 chromosome 2, ASM972705v1, whole genome shotgun sequence genome:
- the LOC120071086 gene encoding 3-ketoacyl-CoA synthase 11, which yields MTEPKPSTPLLSTKSPSSRSLPDFKKSVKLKYVKLGYHYLITHGMYLFLSPLVVVIAAQLSTFSLQDLYEVWGHLQYNLVSVILCSTLLVFLSTLYFLTRPRPVYLVNFSCYKPDESRKCTKKIFMDQSQMTGTFTEENLQFQRKILERSGLGDSTYLPEAVLNIPPNPSMAEARKEAEMVMFGAIDELLAKTSVKPKDIGILIVNCSLFNPTPSLSAMVINHYKLRGNIISYNLGGMGCSAGLISIDLAKQLLQVHPNSYALVISMENITLNWYFGNDRSKLVSNCLFRMGGAAILLSNRRSERRRSKYQLIHTVRTHKGADDKCFSCVTQEEDSTGKIGVTLSKDLMAVAGDALKTNITTLGPLVLPMSEQLLFFGTLVGKKLFKMKIKPYIPDFKLAFEHFCIHAGGRAVLDELEKNLQLSDWHMEPSRMTLYRFGNTSSSSLWYELAYTEGKGRMKKGDRTWQIAFGSGFKCNSAVWKALRTINPAKEKNPWMNEINQFPVDVPKISTI from the coding sequence ATGACGGAGCCAAAGCCATCCACACCCTTGCTAAGCACAAAATCACCATCCTCACGGAGCCTCCCTGATTTTAAGAAGTCTGTCAAATTGAAATATGTGAAACTTGGCTATCACTATCTCATCACCCATGGAATGTACCTCTTCCTTTCTCCTTTGGTGGTTGTGATTGCGGCTCAGCTTTCGACGTTTTCCCTTCAAGATCTTTATGAAGTTTGGGGTCATCTTCAATACAACTTAGTTTCTGTGATCCTTTGTTCAACCCTCCTTGTTTTCTTGTCTACCTTGTACTTTCTTACCCGTCCTCGCCCCGTTTACCTTGTTAACTTTTCATGCTACAAGCCTGATGAATCTCGTAAATGCACGAAGAAGATTTTTATGGATCAATCTCAGATGACAGGGACATTTACAGAGGAGAATCTTCAATTCCAAAGGAAAATCCTTGAGAGATCTGGCCTTGGGGATTCAACCTATCTTCCTGAGGCTGTTCTCAATATTCCTCCAAACCCCTCCATGGCAGAAGCTAGAAAAGAAGCTGAAATGGTGATGTTTGGTGCCATTGATGAGCTTCTGGCCAAGACAAGTGTAAAACCGAAGGATATCGGTATCTTGATTGTGAACTGTAGCTTGTTCAATCCGACGCCGTCACTTTCTGCTATGGTCATCAACCACTACAAGCTGAGAGGAAACATTATTAGTTACAATCTCGGTGGGATGGGTTGCAGTGCAGGCCTAATTTCTATTGATCTTGCCAAACAGCTGCTTCAGGTCCACCCTAATTCCTATGCCTTGGTTATTAGCATGGAGAACATAACATTGAACTGGTACTTTGGGAATGATCGATCGAAGCTTGTCTCTAATTGCTTGTTTCGGATGGGTGGAGCAGCAATATTGCTTTCAAACAGAAGATCCGAGAGAAGGAGgtccaaatatcaattaataCATACTGTTCGTACCCACAAGGGAGCAGATGATAAGTGCTTTAGCTGTGTTACTCAGGAAGAGGACTCAACTGGGAAGATTGGTGTTACTTTATCGAAAGACTTAATGGCAGTTGCAGGTGATGCATTGAAGACTAACATCACGACATTGGGCCCTCTTGTGTTACCAATGTCGGAACAGCTTCTCTTCTTCGGTACATTGGTCGGTAAGAAACTCTTCAAAATGAAGATCAAGCCTTACATCCCTGACTTCAAACTAGCATTTGAACATTTCTGCATCCATGCTGGGGGGAGAGCAGTTTTAGACGAATTGGAGAAGAACTTGCAGCTGTCTGATTGGCATATGGAGCCGTCAAGGATGACACTCTACCGATTTGGCAATACGTCGAGCAGTTCTCTTTGGTATGAATTGGCATATACAGAAGGGAAAGGTAGAATGAAGAAAGGAGATAGAACATGGCAAATAGCATTTGGCTCAGGATTCAAGTGCAATAGTGCAGTTTGGAAAGCTCTAAGGACCATAAATCCAGCTAAAGAAAAGAACCCATGGATGAATGAGATCAACCAGTTTCCAGTTGATGTTCCTAAAATTTCGACCATTTGA